In the genome of Colletes latitarsis isolate SP2378_abdomen chromosome 9, iyColLati1, whole genome shotgun sequence, one region contains:
- the LOC143345270 gene encoding ral GTPase-activating protein subunit beta isoform X5 produces MNLGVFNRVNLKDSQGGMYSEWASLSVLVQQGSEESQSVLEKFSPGAGKEVALSIVRQLATNLGITQAAEPSPLCTDKEVQWCMEVICFGLSLPLAEHDTVRDCVNVYCEWLSALYSTPKICVPRPIVDDPNFYARKIISHFHNLFVPRKGEVWPFLYQDLGTDTINRQAVLCHRVLRTLQQIARGPATLERETWESLLLFLIGINDALLAPPATREDAGEQLCERVLGVLLEVWLVACERNFPSPPLWRTLRESCLRWRHRLALVEQWNRVCLALTARLLQIMYGPMFPELKISEEDSQLVPPSMSDEAVAQAWYRLLRTIGDPVDLCRPAVVSQTQAFLQYAIASPNVIDPCQHPCLQSLPQIFLKAVKGIAGQVDAFLGVSQACCWEECCVSTIASGSASIGSGGIGWDKSSGKDSTQPSPTPPTQRRLAKSFSVTPSAVTKGIPKASLIGLTTSRVSSTSPMLISNSGPSSASSTTSMASLVQDIRPPLAPGRPKCNSILHLFGEWLFEAAFIGTDGWSQNLPQPSGATKRPSSVLVEGPSSLQESINDVPPTLCIDRYESGRAEALGALCRIFCAKKTGEEILPVYLARFYQAMNHGLKVDESRECGETLASILLNSADLFRLDLNGVQILVPAVISALETVLPEKDLKLKSNIVSKPDLRRASIHLLISMLALPLHFQNLAIKELPTFLNPMITEKGHITFAQLKSRLMNLLINALQVETDSQNTHMLLGALLLSVQDSAAAEEVEQVTQPDTVAHDSTVNLLSSDSAHALFVRATYLVCHRLISSWKTDLNISLAALEILSGLARTRIRETARKLTDALECKRAVKWLCDYIAYQCWRPPPAHSKDLHSSIVAAFSCLTTWLTAHPQLLQDKDCLTTVLEVVELGVSGTKSVGKPGEPIKMKDEKELKPASMRVRDAADALLTVILEQVGYFPSACGAQSLSSLLDEVSLLRHCNSWTGGCVPRQAAVERFRYFVAENATILALLEEPLGNDQDPQPTVTVLIRGPFGRHAWTMQLRHLPRHRSSIRSINTNPGRPLPLAEAAPRTDYKPRFFPDNVDRIPHCKVDESIPSLEAVMNDNNEVRNEHQILSQLLERQMNIESKYNGNDKISEEKTEECIPPQICHEFQTARLFLSHFGFLNMEPKQNDESRNSGLIAIDPTIPGFCLDLETLDNISPRTCDTVYIFYVKAGQKAPTEILSNVLHETNVSPSFLEFLNSLGWSVSVSVHAGWTGHVSTSWRVTTSHLNMPPPTHNDHGGSLYNGDTHVLYWADVSSEIAFVVPTQSNNILNSDSLEEASYTSDISVNQVWFERSISEHTNSRNYGTGQSTIQNSRAMSLDLEKQPPSLTGSSPSSTSSTDPVKPKRTVKQVLPVQTDIKIMVVWLESLEDYAQFPIGDLLPCTYTGLEQSRVIQPSDVQVIFLQALSSGLMRVRLQGPVSRINLATPLIDGMVVSRRVLGTLVRQTALNMGRRKRLDNDSYHPPHVRRRLKIQEIVQKYRKNLTDPELLTLLFSSTQTYQV; encoded by the exons ATGAATTTAGGCGTATTTAATAGAGTTAATCTTAAG GATTCCCAGGGAGGAATGTATTCCGAATGGGCTTCTCTAAGTGTTCTAGTTCAACAAGGATCGGAGGAGAGCCAAAgtgttctcgaaaaattttcgCCTGGGGCAGGAAAAGAAGTTGCCTTGTCTATTGTACGTCAACTTGCTACAAATCTTGGCATCACACAAGCTGCTGAGCCTAGTCCATTGTGTACCGATAAAGAAGTACAATGGTGTATGGAAGTAATATGTTTTGGATTATCATTACCATTGGCCGAACATGATACTGTTAGGGATTGTGTTAATGTGTATTGCGAGTGGTTATCTGCATTATATTCTACGCCAAAAATTTGTGTACCCAGACCAATTGTAGACGATCCTAATTTTTATGCCAGAAAAATAATAAGCcattttcataatttatttgTTCCACGAAAAGGAGAAG TCTGGCCATTTTTATATCAGGATTTAG gaACGGATACAATTAATCGACAAGCTGTTTTGTGTCATAGAGTACTTAGAACATTACAACAAATTGCAAGGGGTCCTGCAACTTTAGAAAGAGAAACTTGGGAAAGCTTATTATTATTTCTCATTGGAATTAATGATGCACTTTTAGCACCCCCAGCAACAAGGGAAGATGCTGgagaacaattatgcgaaagagtTTTAGGTGTATTATTAGAG GTGTGGTTAGTAGCATGTGAACGTAACTTTCCTTCTCCACCATTATGGCGTACTTTACGGGAATCTTGTCTTCGATGGCGACACAGATTAGCATTGGTAGAGCAATGGAATCGTGTCTGTCTTGCACTTACAGCAAGACTTTTACAAATTATGTATGGTCCAATGTTTCCAGAATTAAAAATAA GTGAAGAAGATTCTCAGCTTGTACCACCTTCAATGTCGGACGAAGCTGTGGCACAAGCATGGTACAGACTTTTGCGAACGATAGGTGATCCAGTTGACTTATGTAGGCCTGCTGTTGTTTCACAGACACAAGCATTTTTGCAGTATGCCATTGCTAGTCCAAATGTTATAGATCCTTGTCAACACCCATGTTTACAAAGTTTACcgcaaatatttttaaaggcaGTAAAAGGTATAGCAGGACAAGTTGATGCTTTTCTTG GAGTTTCACAGGCATGTTGCTGGGAAGAATGTTGTGTATCCACCATCGCCTCTGGATCTGCTAGCATTGGAAGTGGGGGTATAGGGTGGGACAAATCAAGTGGGAAGGATTCGACACAGCCTTCTCCTACACCTCCAACACAACGCAGACTtgccaaaagtttcagtgtaacACCTTCTGCAGTAACTAAGG GAATTCCAAAAGCTTCCTTAATTGGTTTAACAACAAGTCGTGTTTCGAGTACATCGCCCATGTTAATATCTAATTCAGGACCTTCATCTGCCTCAAGTACAACAT cTATGGCTTCTCTAGTCCAAGATATTAGGCCTCCTTTAGCTCCAGGACGTCCAAAGTGCAACAGTATATTGCATCTTTTTGGAGAGTGGTTATTTGAAGCTGCATTTATAGGCACTGACGGATGGTCACAAAATTTACCAC AACCATCGGGTGCGACAAAACGTCCATCTTCTGTACTCGTTGAGGGCCCTAGTTCATTACAAGAAAGCATTAACGATGTTCCACCAACACTTTGTATAGATCGTTATGAATCTGGAAGGGCAGAAGCCTTAGGTGCACTATGCAGGATATTTTGTGCTAAAAAAACCGGTGAAGAAATTTTACCTGTTTACCTAGCTAGGTTTTATCAAGCAATGAATCATGGTCTTAAAGTTGACGAA TCTCGAGAATGTGGCGAAACGTTAGCAAGCATACTTTTGAATTCTGCGGATTTATTTCGCTTAGATTTAAACGGTGTTCAGATATTAGTACCTGCAGTGATATCAGCTTTAGAAACAGTACTACCAGAAAAAGATTTGAAACTTAAATCTAATATagtatcaaaaccagatttacgaAGAGCCTCCATACATCTATTAATATCAATGCTAGCATTACCTCTTCACTTCCAA aatCTTGCTATCAAGGAATTACCAACATTCTTAAACCCAATGATTACAGAAAAAGGTCACATAACATTTGCACAATTAAAATCAAGACTTATGAATTTGCTTATCAATGCATTACAAGTTGAAACTGATTCTCAGAATACTCATATGTTATTAG GAGCTCTTTTATTAAGCGTACAAGATTCTGCAGCAGCAGAAGAAGTTGAACAAGTCACACAACCTGACACTGTAGCACATGATTCTACAGTCAATTTATTATCATCAG ATTCAGCTCATGCTCTTTTCGTGCGAGCAACATATTTAGTTTGCCACAGATTAATATCATCTTGGAAAACAGACCTAAATATTTCTTTGGCAGCTCTTGAAATATTATCTGGATTAGCAAGAACACGCATTCGTGAAACAG CAAGGAAACTTACAG ATGCTTTGGAATGTAAACGTGCTGTAAAATGGCTTTGCGATTACATTGCGTATCAATGTTGGCGTCCACCGCCAGCACATTCAAAAGATCTTCATTCCTCTATTGTTGCTGCTTTTAGTTGTTTGACAACTTGGTTAACTGCTCATCCACAATTACTGCAa GATAAAGATTGTCTAACAACAGTTTTGGAAGTAGTTGAACTTGGAGTATCAGGAACCAAAAGTGTAGGGAAACCTGGTGAACCTATTAAGATGAAAGATGAGAAAGAACTAAAACCAGCATCTATGCGCGTCAGAGATGCTGCTGATGCTCTTCTTACAGTTATTCTGGAACAG GTTGGGTATTTTCCAAGTGCATGTGGAGCGCAATCATTATCATCTTTATTAGATGAAGTATCACTTTTACGACATTGCAACAGTTGGACCGGTGGTTGTGTACCACGTCAAGCTGCAGTTGAAAGATTTCGATATTTCGTTGCTGAAAATGCTACTATATTAGCTTTATTAGAAGAACCTCTTGGGAATGATCAAGATCCACAGCCTACTGTAACtgtattaatacgtggtccattTGGTAGGCATGCATGGACAATGCAACTTCGACATTTACCAAGGCACAGATCTAGTATAAGAAGTATAAATACAAATCCTGGTCGACCGCTGCCATTAGCAGAAGCAGCACCACGAACAGATTATAAACCTAGATTCTTTCCTGATAATGTTGATCGAATTCCTCATTGTAAAGT AGATGAATCCATACCAAGTCTTGAAGCAGTCATGAATGATAACAATGAAGTTAGAAACGAACATCAAATTTTATCACAGTTATTAGAACGTCAAATGAATATCGAGTCAAAATATAATGGAAACGATAAAATCTCAGAAGAAAAAACAGAGGAATGCATACCACCTCAAATTTGTCATGAATTTCAAACTGCACGTCTTTTTTTGAGTCATTTTGGTTTTTTGAATATGGAACCTAAACAAAACGATGAATCTAGAAACAGTGGCCTTATTGCTATAGATCCAACCATTCCAGGATTTTGTTTAGATTTAGAAACTTTAGATAACATTAGTCCAAGAACGTGTGATactgtatatattttttatgtgaAAGCTGGTCAAAAAGCTCCAACAGAAATATTATCTAATGTG TTACACGAAACAAATGTATCGCCAAGTTTCTTGGAGTTTTTAAATTCTCTTGGATGGTCAGTCTCTGTATCAGTGCATGCAGGTTGGACAGGCCACGTTTCTACCTCGTGGAGAGTGACAACATCGCATCTGAATATGCCACCGCCAACCCATAACGATCACGGTGGATCTCTTTATAATGGGGATACTCATGTACTTTATTGGGCAGACGTTAGCTCAGAAATTGCTTTTGTTGTACCAACTCAatcgaacaatatattaaattCAGACTCGTTAGAAGAAGCAAGTTATACTAGTGATATTAGTGTTAATCAAG TCTGGTTTGAAAGAAGTATCAGTGAACATACTAATTCTCGAAATTATGGAACAGGACAAAGTACAATACAAAACTCACGAGCAATGTCACTCGACTTAGAAAAGCAACCCCCAAGTTTAACAGGATCTAGTCCTTCTAGTACTTCTAGTACAGACCCAGTGAAACCAAAAAGGACAGTTAAACAAGTTTTACCTGTACAAACTGATATTAAAATTATGGTCGTTTGGCTAGAAAGTTTAGAAGATTATGCTCAATTTCCAATTG GTGATCTTCTCCCTTGCACTTATACTGGCCTTGAACAATCCAGAGTGATACAACCGTCAGATGTACAAGTAATTTTTCTTCAAGCTCTTAGTAGTGGATTAATGAGAGTCAGATTACAAGGTCCAGTTTCTAGAATCAATTTAGCTACTCCTTTAATTGATGGTATGGTTGTGTCTAGAAGAGTATTAGGAACACTTGTTAGGCAAACAGCATTAAATATGGGACGTAGAAAAAGACTTGACAATGATAG TTATCATCCACCACATGTACGTAGACGCttaaaaattcaagaaattgtacaaaaatataGGAAAAATTTAACCGATCCAGAATTATTAACACTTCTATTTAGTAGCACTCAAACTTATCaagtttaa
- the LOC143345270 gene encoding ral GTPase-activating protein subunit beta isoform X2, which yields MNLGVFNRVNLKDSQGGMYSEWASLSVLVQQGSEESQSVLEKFSPGAGKEVALSIVRQLATNLGITQAAEPSPLCTDKEVQWCMEVICFGLSLPLAEHDTVRDCVNVYCEWLSALYSTPKICVPRPIVDDPNFYARKIISHFHNLFVPRKGEVWPFLYQDLGTDTINRQAVLCHRVLRTLQQIARGPATLERETWESLLLFLIGINDALLAPPATREDAGEQLCERVLGVLLEVWLVACERNFPSPPLWRTLRESCLRWRHRLALVEQWNRVCLALTARLLQIMYGPMFPELKISEEDSQLVPPSMSDEAVAQAWYRLLRTIGDPVDLCRPAVVSQTQAFLQYAIASPNVIDPCQHPCLQSLPQIFLKAVKGIAGQVDAFLGVSQACCWEECCVSTIASGSASIGSGGIGWDKSSGKDSTQPSPTPPTQRRLAKSFSVTPSAVTKGIPKASLIGLTTSRVSSTSPMLISNSGPSSASSTTSMASLVQDIRPPLAPGRPKCNSILHLFGEWLFEAAFIGTDGWSQNLPQPSGATKRPSSVLVEGPSSLQESINDVPPTLCIDRYESGRAEALGALCRIFCAKKTGEEILPVYLARFYQAMNHGLKVDESRECGETLASILLNSADLFRLDLNGVQILVPAVISALETVLPEKDLKLKSNIVSKPDLRRASIHLLISMLALPLHFQNLAIKELPTFLNPMITEKGHITFAQLKSRLMNLLINALQVETDSQNTHMLLGALLLSVQDSAAAEEVEQVTQPDTVAHDSTVNLLSSVTSDSASQISISSDQRSLGEASDITTLQEECIVFDSAHALFVRATYLVCHRLISSWKTDLNISLAALEILSGLARTRIRETDALECKRAVKWLCDYIAYQCWRPPPAHSKDLHSSIVAAFSCLTTWLTAHPQLLQDKDCLTTVLEVVELGVSGTKSVGKPGEPIKMKDEKELKPASMRVRDAADALLTVILEQVGYFPSACGAQSLSSLLDEVSLLRHCNSWTGGCVPRQAAVERFRYFVAENATILALLEEPLGNDQDPQPTVTVLIRGPFGRHAWTMQLRHLPRHRSSIRSINTNPGRPLPLAEAAPRTDYKPRFFPDNVDRIPHCKVDESIPSLEAVMNDNNEVRNEHQILSQLLERQMNIESKYNGNDKISEEKTEECIPPQICHEFQTARLFLSHFGFLNMEPKQNDESRNSGLIAIDPTIPGFCLDLETLDNISPRTCDTVYIFYVKAGQKAPTEILSNVLHETNVSPSFLEFLNSLGWSVSVSVHAGWTGHVSTSWRVTTSHLNMPPPTHNDHGGSLYNGDTHVLYWADVSSEIAFVVPTQSNNILNSDSLEEASYTSDISVNQVWFERSISEHTNSRNYGTGQSTIQNSRAMSLDLEKQPPSLTGSSPSSTSSTDPVKPKRTVKQVLPVQTDIKIMVVWLESLEDYAQFPIGDLLPCTYTGLEQSRVIQPSDVQVIFLQALSSGLMRVRLQGPVSRINLATPLIDGMVVSRRVLGTLVRQTALNMGRRKRLDNDSYHPPHVRRRLKIQEIVQKYRKNLTDPELLTLLFSSTQTYQV from the exons ATGAATTTAGGCGTATTTAATAGAGTTAATCTTAAG GATTCCCAGGGAGGAATGTATTCCGAATGGGCTTCTCTAAGTGTTCTAGTTCAACAAGGATCGGAGGAGAGCCAAAgtgttctcgaaaaattttcgCCTGGGGCAGGAAAAGAAGTTGCCTTGTCTATTGTACGTCAACTTGCTACAAATCTTGGCATCACACAAGCTGCTGAGCCTAGTCCATTGTGTACCGATAAAGAAGTACAATGGTGTATGGAAGTAATATGTTTTGGATTATCATTACCATTGGCCGAACATGATACTGTTAGGGATTGTGTTAATGTGTATTGCGAGTGGTTATCTGCATTATATTCTACGCCAAAAATTTGTGTACCCAGACCAATTGTAGACGATCCTAATTTTTATGCCAGAAAAATAATAAGCcattttcataatttatttgTTCCACGAAAAGGAGAAG TCTGGCCATTTTTATATCAGGATTTAG gaACGGATACAATTAATCGACAAGCTGTTTTGTGTCATAGAGTACTTAGAACATTACAACAAATTGCAAGGGGTCCTGCAACTTTAGAAAGAGAAACTTGGGAAAGCTTATTATTATTTCTCATTGGAATTAATGATGCACTTTTAGCACCCCCAGCAACAAGGGAAGATGCTGgagaacaattatgcgaaagagtTTTAGGTGTATTATTAGAG GTGTGGTTAGTAGCATGTGAACGTAACTTTCCTTCTCCACCATTATGGCGTACTTTACGGGAATCTTGTCTTCGATGGCGACACAGATTAGCATTGGTAGAGCAATGGAATCGTGTCTGTCTTGCACTTACAGCAAGACTTTTACAAATTATGTATGGTCCAATGTTTCCAGAATTAAAAATAA GTGAAGAAGATTCTCAGCTTGTACCACCTTCAATGTCGGACGAAGCTGTGGCACAAGCATGGTACAGACTTTTGCGAACGATAGGTGATCCAGTTGACTTATGTAGGCCTGCTGTTGTTTCACAGACACAAGCATTTTTGCAGTATGCCATTGCTAGTCCAAATGTTATAGATCCTTGTCAACACCCATGTTTACAAAGTTTACcgcaaatatttttaaaggcaGTAAAAGGTATAGCAGGACAAGTTGATGCTTTTCTTG GAGTTTCACAGGCATGTTGCTGGGAAGAATGTTGTGTATCCACCATCGCCTCTGGATCTGCTAGCATTGGAAGTGGGGGTATAGGGTGGGACAAATCAAGTGGGAAGGATTCGACACAGCCTTCTCCTACACCTCCAACACAACGCAGACTtgccaaaagtttcagtgtaacACCTTCTGCAGTAACTAAGG GAATTCCAAAAGCTTCCTTAATTGGTTTAACAACAAGTCGTGTTTCGAGTACATCGCCCATGTTAATATCTAATTCAGGACCTTCATCTGCCTCAAGTACAACAT cTATGGCTTCTCTAGTCCAAGATATTAGGCCTCCTTTAGCTCCAGGACGTCCAAAGTGCAACAGTATATTGCATCTTTTTGGAGAGTGGTTATTTGAAGCTGCATTTATAGGCACTGACGGATGGTCACAAAATTTACCAC AACCATCGGGTGCGACAAAACGTCCATCTTCTGTACTCGTTGAGGGCCCTAGTTCATTACAAGAAAGCATTAACGATGTTCCACCAACACTTTGTATAGATCGTTATGAATCTGGAAGGGCAGAAGCCTTAGGTGCACTATGCAGGATATTTTGTGCTAAAAAAACCGGTGAAGAAATTTTACCTGTTTACCTAGCTAGGTTTTATCAAGCAATGAATCATGGTCTTAAAGTTGACGAA TCTCGAGAATGTGGCGAAACGTTAGCAAGCATACTTTTGAATTCTGCGGATTTATTTCGCTTAGATTTAAACGGTGTTCAGATATTAGTACCTGCAGTGATATCAGCTTTAGAAACAGTACTACCAGAAAAAGATTTGAAACTTAAATCTAATATagtatcaaaaccagatttacgaAGAGCCTCCATACATCTATTAATATCAATGCTAGCATTACCTCTTCACTTCCAA aatCTTGCTATCAAGGAATTACCAACATTCTTAAACCCAATGATTACAGAAAAAGGTCACATAACATTTGCACAATTAAAATCAAGACTTATGAATTTGCTTATCAATGCATTACAAGTTGAAACTGATTCTCAGAATACTCATATGTTATTAG GAGCTCTTTTATTAAGCGTACAAGATTCTGCAGCAGCAGAAGAAGTTGAACAAGTCACACAACCTGACACTGTAGCACATGATTCTACAGTCAATTTATTATCATCAG TCACCAGCGATTCAGCCAGTCAAATAAGTATATCCAGTGATCAACGATCGCTCGGCGAAGCCTCAGATATTACAACTCTTCAAGAGGAATGTATTGTATTCG ATTCAGCTCATGCTCTTTTCGTGCGAGCAACATATTTAGTTTGCCACAGATTAATATCATCTTGGAAAACAGACCTAAATATTTCTTTGGCAGCTCTTGAAATATTATCTGGATTAGCAAGAACACGCATTCGTGAAACAG ATGCTTTGGAATGTAAACGTGCTGTAAAATGGCTTTGCGATTACATTGCGTATCAATGTTGGCGTCCACCGCCAGCACATTCAAAAGATCTTCATTCCTCTATTGTTGCTGCTTTTAGTTGTTTGACAACTTGGTTAACTGCTCATCCACAATTACTGCAa GATAAAGATTGTCTAACAACAGTTTTGGAAGTAGTTGAACTTGGAGTATCAGGAACCAAAAGTGTAGGGAAACCTGGTGAACCTATTAAGATGAAAGATGAGAAAGAACTAAAACCAGCATCTATGCGCGTCAGAGATGCTGCTGATGCTCTTCTTACAGTTATTCTGGAACAG GTTGGGTATTTTCCAAGTGCATGTGGAGCGCAATCATTATCATCTTTATTAGATGAAGTATCACTTTTACGACATTGCAACAGTTGGACCGGTGGTTGTGTACCACGTCAAGCTGCAGTTGAAAGATTTCGATATTTCGTTGCTGAAAATGCTACTATATTAGCTTTATTAGAAGAACCTCTTGGGAATGATCAAGATCCACAGCCTACTGTAACtgtattaatacgtggtccattTGGTAGGCATGCATGGACAATGCAACTTCGACATTTACCAAGGCACAGATCTAGTATAAGAAGTATAAATACAAATCCTGGTCGACCGCTGCCATTAGCAGAAGCAGCACCACGAACAGATTATAAACCTAGATTCTTTCCTGATAATGTTGATCGAATTCCTCATTGTAAAGT AGATGAATCCATACCAAGTCTTGAAGCAGTCATGAATGATAACAATGAAGTTAGAAACGAACATCAAATTTTATCACAGTTATTAGAACGTCAAATGAATATCGAGTCAAAATATAATGGAAACGATAAAATCTCAGAAGAAAAAACAGAGGAATGCATACCACCTCAAATTTGTCATGAATTTCAAACTGCACGTCTTTTTTTGAGTCATTTTGGTTTTTTGAATATGGAACCTAAACAAAACGATGAATCTAGAAACAGTGGCCTTATTGCTATAGATCCAACCATTCCAGGATTTTGTTTAGATTTAGAAACTTTAGATAACATTAGTCCAAGAACGTGTGATactgtatatattttttatgtgaAAGCTGGTCAAAAAGCTCCAACAGAAATATTATCTAATGTG TTACACGAAACAAATGTATCGCCAAGTTTCTTGGAGTTTTTAAATTCTCTTGGATGGTCAGTCTCTGTATCAGTGCATGCAGGTTGGACAGGCCACGTTTCTACCTCGTGGAGAGTGACAACATCGCATCTGAATATGCCACCGCCAACCCATAACGATCACGGTGGATCTCTTTATAATGGGGATACTCATGTACTTTATTGGGCAGACGTTAGCTCAGAAATTGCTTTTGTTGTACCAACTCAatcgaacaatatattaaattCAGACTCGTTAGAAGAAGCAAGTTATACTAGTGATATTAGTGTTAATCAAG TCTGGTTTGAAAGAAGTATCAGTGAACATACTAATTCTCGAAATTATGGAACAGGACAAAGTACAATACAAAACTCACGAGCAATGTCACTCGACTTAGAAAAGCAACCCCCAAGTTTAACAGGATCTAGTCCTTCTAGTACTTCTAGTACAGACCCAGTGAAACCAAAAAGGACAGTTAAACAAGTTTTACCTGTACAAACTGATATTAAAATTATGGTCGTTTGGCTAGAAAGTTTAGAAGATTATGCTCAATTTCCAATTG GTGATCTTCTCCCTTGCACTTATACTGGCCTTGAACAATCCAGAGTGATACAACCGTCAGATGTACAAGTAATTTTTCTTCAAGCTCTTAGTAGTGGATTAATGAGAGTCAGATTACAAGGTCCAGTTTCTAGAATCAATTTAGCTACTCCTTTAATTGATGGTATGGTTGTGTCTAGAAGAGTATTAGGAACACTTGTTAGGCAAACAGCATTAAATATGGGACGTAGAAAAAGACTTGACAATGATAG TTATCATCCACCACATGTACGTAGACGCttaaaaattcaagaaattgtacaaaaatataGGAAAAATTTAACCGATCCAGAATTATTAACACTTCTATTTAGTAGCACTCAAACTTATCaagtttaa